The following proteins come from a genomic window of Microcoleus sp. bin38.metabat.b11b12b14.051:
- a CDS encoding cyclase family protein codes for MTNNFKSNNLKTIAYRDIIDLSHAIHPNIPIWPGDPAPEFETVSQIEKNGYFLRKFSMGEHSGTHINAPNSFDPAGASVDSRAPQSLVSPAIAIDIRSQSLANPDYSLTIDDILNWEQQHQLIEPGNLVLLYTGWQAKWDDPQAFFNPDERGICHFPGFGRAATQFLLEERSIGGIGTDTHGVDPGQDESFAVNKLILQQQRIVLENLANLHLLPAADFTLAIGILRLLGGSGSPVSVLAFVT; via the coding sequence ATGACCAACAACTTCAAATCAAACAATTTAAAAACGATCGCCTACCGCGACATTATAGACTTAAGCCATGCAATTCATCCAAACATTCCCATCTGGCCCGGAGATCCAGCCCCAGAATTTGAAACCGTATCTCAAATAGAAAAAAACGGCTATTTCCTGCGAAAATTCTCAATGGGAGAACACAGCGGCACTCACATCAACGCACCCAACAGCTTCGATCCCGCAGGGGCGAGTGTTGACTCTCGTGCGCCACAGTCGCTAGTTTCGCCCGCAATTGCGATCGACATTCGATCGCAATCTCTTGCCAATCCCGACTACAGTTTAACTATAGATGATATATTAAATTGGGAACAGCAGCACCAACTTATAGAACCCGGAAATCTCGTTTTATTGTATACTGGCTGGCAAGCAAAATGGGATGACCCACAAGCATTCTTCAATCCCGACGAACGCGGGATTTGCCACTTTCCCGGATTTGGCAGAGCAGCAACTCAATTTTTGCTAGAAGAGCGCTCGATTGGCGGAATTGGAACCGACACCCACGGAGTCGATCCGGGACAAGATGAAAGTTTTGCCGTTAACAAACTAATATTGCAACAGCAGCGAATTGTGCTGGAAAATCTGGCAAATCTGCATTTGTTACCTGCGGCTGACTTCACTTTGGCGATCGGCATATTGCGCCTTTTGGGAGGTTCCGGCTCACCCGTGTCTGTGTTAGCTTTTGTAACTTAA
- a CDS encoding DUF1995 family protein, with translation MTQLPKDINDAIAQSRIATAAALSDGKNLLQVELVFPEIALQAQSITQQFIPELEANFSGIKVFFPDTGAAALARRDWGETPFKVTDLGSSRTPVEDKIAPEDNLFLLINPAAVEVAQVEKLYIAAAGRPVILLNPRLEDVATIGIGYAGRQLRDRFLSKIESCYYIRPLDSAALFRCYPQPWQVWLETNDEYELISETAQKPVGDDLERILAKAMGSADPDSTAPTKPLKKKGFLAELQTFLKALTQ, from the coding sequence ATGACACAACTGCCCAAGGATATCAACGATGCGATCGCCCAATCTCGCATTGCAACCGCCGCCGCCCTCTCGGATGGCAAAAATCTGCTGCAAGTCGAATTAGTATTTCCCGAAATCGCACTGCAAGCACAGTCGATTACCCAACAGTTTATCCCAGAATTAGAGGCAAACTTTTCGGGAATTAAAGTCTTTTTTCCAGATACCGGTGCGGCCGCCCTCGCCCGCCGCGACTGGGGAGAAACACCGTTTAAAGTGACTGATTTGGGCAGCAGCCGCACTCCTGTTGAAGATAAAATAGCACCGGAAGATAACCTGTTTTTGCTGATCAATCCCGCAGCCGTAGAAGTGGCGCAAGTTGAAAAACTTTACATAGCTGCGGCAGGCCGCCCTGTGATCCTGCTCAACCCGCGCCTCGAAGATGTTGCTACCATAGGTATAGGTTATGCAGGTCGTCAATTGCGCGATCGATTCCTGAGCAAAATCGAATCCTGCTACTACATCAGACCCCTAGACAGTGCTGCTTTATTCCGCTGCTACCCGCAACCGTGGCAAGTCTGGCTGGAAACAAACGACGAATACGAATTGATTTCGGAAACTGCCCAAAAACCCGTCGGAGACGATTTAGAGCGGATTTTAGCTAAAGCTATGGGAAGCGCAGATCCAGACTCCACCGCACCTACAAAACCGCTAAAAAAGAAAGGTTTTTTGGCAGAGCTCCAGACATTCTTGAAAGCTTTGACTCAGTGA
- a CDS encoding metallophosphoesterase family protein: MDHRRIVIGDVHGHYDGLMLLLEALAPSSDDRVYFLGDLIDRGPKSAQVLDFVQQSPYQTLLGNHEQLMLEALSGPQVDMRAWQSWLYSGGDATVASYRDTGMMPYKHLDWLRSLPTYLDLGDIWLVHAGVHPTMPINEQSIEQLCWIRKEFHTIPKPYFPNKLIITGHTITFTFEGVRPGELVRGQGWLDIDTGAYHPKSGWLTGFDLSYRRVYQVNVFNNQVRILPFDEVVRQVKPQIPPPKPQIGSVVQQEASM, from the coding sequence GTGGATCACCGGCGCATTGTTATCGGGGACGTACACGGACATTACGACGGGTTAATGCTTTTGCTAGAGGCACTAGCCCCGAGCTCGGACGATCGCGTCTATTTTTTGGGAGATTTAATCGATCGCGGGCCCAAAAGCGCCCAGGTATTAGATTTTGTGCAGCAAAGCCCCTACCAAACTTTGCTGGGAAACCACGAACAACTGATGTTAGAAGCTTTGTCGGGGCCGCAGGTGGATATGCGGGCGTGGCAATCTTGGCTGTACAGCGGTGGGGATGCGACTGTCGCCAGCTACAGGGATACAGGGATGATGCCGTACAAACACTTAGATTGGCTGCGATCGCTCCCTACGTACTTAGACTTAGGGGATATCTGGCTGGTGCACGCGGGCGTCCATCCCACAATGCCAATTAACGAACAGTCGATCGAACAATTGTGCTGGATTCGCAAGGAATTTCACACAATACCAAAACCGTATTTTCCCAATAAATTAATTATCACCGGCCACACGATCACCTTTACCTTTGAGGGCGTGAGGCCTGGTGAATTAGTCAGGGGCCAAGGGTGGTTGGATATTGACACGGGCGCTTATCATCCAAAAAGCGGCTGGCTGACTGGATTTGACCTCAGTTATCGCAGAGTTTATCAAGTAAATGTGTTTAACAATCAAGTGCGAATTTTGCCGTTTGATGAAGTTGTCAGACAAGTGAAGCCGCAAATTCCTCCTCCGAAACCTCAGATCGGCTCTGTTGTTCAACAGGAAGCTTCTATGTAG
- a CDS encoding acyl-CoA dehydrogenase family protein, with protein sequence MSFQDVLESTETYLKECVAPRAEIIDSDSEALKIALTGLENRSLLALRVPQNWGGADIPPQFYHEYQELTARYSGALCFLQTQHHSATAMLASSDNEMLKTRYLRAIAQKELRLGVGFSHLRRSGNPAVTATPAKDGYLLSGNVPWITGFGLFEKFVVAAVLPDNRAVFGLLPLSNIQQEYGDNKSVMNVVQARIEDGQDAHPTTDLELLSGKIAVSEVMQLIAMNSTNTVTATLDNWLLQESEIISIKPVGWIAENDSKNILNFVPATFGCIRAGLDAIAATVAAKNSPVIAAACQKLEQKLDRLKQHFLQSQHSSKAEQLALRAEAIDLAVRCGHAAVVVSSGAANGTLHPAGRVYREALVYSVSGQTKDVMLSTLDRITNESILDFRF encoded by the coding sequence ATGAGTTTTCAAGATGTTTTGGAGAGCACAGAAACTTATCTAAAAGAGTGCGTCGCACCCCGCGCGGAAATTATTGATAGCGACTCGGAAGCGCTGAAAATAGCACTTACAGGATTGGAAAATCGATCGCTCTTAGCGCTGCGAGTTCCCCAAAACTGGGGCGGCGCCGACATTCCACCGCAGTTTTATCACGAATATCAGGAATTGACGGCGCGATATTCCGGCGCTTTGTGTTTCCTGCAAACTCAGCACCACAGCGCAACAGCGATGCTGGCTAGCAGCGACAATGAAATGCTAAAAACCAGATACCTGCGCGCGATCGCCCAAAAAGAGTTACGCTTGGGTGTTGGGTTTTCGCATTTAAGGCGATCGGGCAATCCGGCTGTCACCGCAACTCCGGCAAAAGATGGCTATTTACTGTCGGGTAATGTTCCTTGGATCACAGGTTTTGGCTTGTTTGAAAAGTTTGTTGTCGCTGCTGTACTTCCCGACAATCGCGCTGTTTTTGGTTTGTTACCTTTGAGCAATATTCAACAAGAATACGGTGACAATAAATCAGTTATGAATGTGGTTCAGGCTAGAATAGAGGACGGGCAAGATGCCCATCCCACAACTGATTTAGAGTTGCTATCCGGCAAAATAGCTGTTAGCGAAGTTATGCAATTAATCGCAATGAACTCGACTAATACTGTGACAGCAACTCTCGATAATTGGTTGTTGCAGGAATCGGAAATAATTTCGATTAAACCTGTTGGATGGATAGCTGAAAATGATAGCAAAAATATCTTAAACTTTGTGCCGGCTACTTTTGGTTGTATTCGAGCGGGATTGGATGCAATCGCAGCAACGGTGGCTGCTAAAAACTCGCCTGTGATTGCGGCGGCTTGCCAAAAATTAGAACAAAAGCTCGATCGGCTAAAACAGCACTTCCTACAATCTCAACATAGCTCAAAAGCCGAACAATTAGCCCTCAGAGCCGAAGCTATTGATTTAGCAGTGCGCTGCGGGCACGCTGCTGTTGTAGTTTCCAGCGGTGCGGCTAACGGTACCCTGCACCCGGCCGGCAGAGTTTATCGAGAGGCTTTGGTGTATAGTGTTTCCGGGCAAACAAAGGACGTGATGCTCTCTACGCTCGATCGGATTACCAATGAATCGATTTTAGATTTTAGATTTTAG
- the rfbF gene encoding glucose-1-phosphate cytidylyltransferase — protein MQVVILAGGLGTRLREETEFRPKPLVDVGGRPILWHIMKTYAHYGFSNFIVCLGYRGNMIKEYFLNYEAMNNDFTICLGRKNSITYHQEHREQDFHVTLAETGAESLTGGRVKRIEKYIDNDNFMVTYGDGVADVNIQELIEFHKSHGKLATVTTFRPISRFGILDVDNEGQVREFAEKPQIDGWISVGYIIFNRKIFEYLDGDDCVLEQEPMQRLAADGQLMAYRHDGFFFAMDTYREYKYLNELWDEGKAPWKVWE, from the coding sequence ATGCAAGTAGTTATCCTGGCTGGCGGTCTTGGTACTCGTCTCAGAGAAGAAACAGAATTTCGCCCCAAACCTCTAGTTGATGTCGGCGGGCGTCCGATTCTTTGGCACATCATGAAAACCTATGCCCACTATGGCTTCTCAAACTTCATTGTGTGCTTGGGCTATCGCGGCAACATGATCAAAGAGTATTTCCTGAATTATGAAGCCATGAACAATGACTTTACTATCTGTCTGGGGCGCAAAAATAGCATTACCTATCACCAGGAACATCGCGAGCAAGATTTTCATGTAACTTTGGCTGAAACTGGCGCCGAAAGCTTGACGGGAGGGCGGGTAAAACGCATCGAAAAATATATCGATAACGATAATTTCATGGTCACTTACGGCGATGGAGTAGCTGATGTCAATATTCAGGAATTGATCGAGTTTCACAAGTCCCACGGTAAGCTGGCAACTGTTACTACTTTTCGCCCGATTTCTCGTTTTGGAATTTTGGATGTAGACAACGAGGGTCAAGTACGAGAATTTGCCGAAAAACCTCAAATAGACGGCTGGATTAGTGTTGGATATATCATATTCAACCGCAAGATATTTGAGTATTTGGATGGAGATGACTGTGTTTTAGAACAGGAGCCGATGCAGCGTTTGGCAGCAGACGGACAGTTGATGGCTTACCGTCATGATGGCTTCTTTTTTGCGATGGATACTTATCGGGAATATAAGTATTTAAACGAACTTTGGGATGAAGGAAAGGCTCCTTGGAAAGTCTGGGAATAA